From Musa acuminata AAA Group cultivar baxijiao unplaced genomic scaffold, Cavendish_Baxijiao_AAA HiC_scaffold_412, whole genome shotgun sequence, a single genomic window includes:
- the LOC135658707 gene encoding AUGMIN subunit 6-like gives MTCKFSSAQIEKVSGSPTLKLPHLFNLTPNSSGKGNQAPKQHPVGSQTNQETLPAPKTVSPPFTIDEDGEAQETDDYYAHNIRRSVREAALSSSSSNSELLQERSSDDGSEHFFIPLSTTDAASQKEIDYVPNWRNQQLVFSSPPEDQAPMNMTDLSCNANSQQSFIPDMLNRLNGLKENKNLARLFQPSTEKIQRTHPEANNTLDQVFSPPLLLESSFFQDAYEDLLGMVNISRHVLVYFFKLPSVGVDFGLHCPLCWLSALLIVLVPDYYTANCGNHFLFFCSTII, from the exons atgacttgtaaattcTCCTCTGCTCAGATTGAGAAAGTCTCCGGTAGTCCAACTTTGAAACTCCCTCATTTATTCAATCTAACTCCAAATTCATCGGGGAAAGGCAACCAAGCACCAAAGCAGCATCCTGTAGGTAGTCAAACCAATCAGGAAACTTTGCCAGCCCCAAAAACAGTTTCACCTCCATTTACAATTGATGAAGATGGTGAAGCACAAG AGACTGATGATTATTATGCTCACAACATTCGTCGTTCTGTTCGTGAAGCTGCACTATCAAGCTCATCAAGCAACTCAGAATTGTTGCAGGAAAGAAGCAGTGATGATGGTTCTGAACACTTCTTTATACCTCTATCAACAACAGATGCTGCTTCTCAGAAAGAAATCGACTATGTTCCTAACTGGAGAAATCAACAACTGGTTTTCTCCTCACCACCAGAAGATCAGGCCCCGATGAACATGACAGATCTTTCCTGTAATGCCAATAGCCAGCAAAGCTTCATTCCAGATATGTTAAATAGATTGAATGGACTGAAGGAGAACAAAAACCTGGCCAGGCTGTTCCAACCATCCACTGAAAAAATACAAAGAACGCATCCTGAAGCTAACAACACTCTGGATCAAGTTTTCTCACCTCCATTGTTACTGGAATCATCATTCTTCCAAGATGCATACGAGGACTTGCTTGGTATGGTTAATATTTCCAGGCATGTGTTGGTATATTTTTTCAAACTGCCTAGTGTGGGTGTTGATTTTGGTCTTCACTGTCCGCTCTGTTGGCTGAGTGCATTGCTCATAGTTCTTGTTCCTGATTACTACACCGCTAACTGTGGCaaccattttcttttcttctgcagCACCATTATCTGA